Proteins from a genomic interval of Diaphorobacter sp. HDW4A:
- a CDS encoding nitrate reductase subunit alpha, with protein MSHFLDRLTYFSQPTESFSGGHGQTNGEDRTWEDAYRDRWAHDKIVRSTHGVNCTGSCSWKIYVKGGIVTWETQQTDYPRTRPDLPNHEPRGCARGASYSWYLYSANRVKYPMVRGRLLKHWRAALAVAASPVDAWANIVENQSARSEWQKQRGLGGFVRSTWDEVNQIIAASNIYTIKKHGPDRIIGFSPIPAMSMISYAAGSRYLSLIGGVCMSFYDWYCDLPPASPQTWGEQTDVPESADWYNSTYLIAWGSNVPQTRTPDAHFFTEVRYKGAKVVAVTPDYSEVAKLADLWMHPTQGTDAAVAMAMGHVILKEFYFDKKSAYFDEYARRYTDLPLLVVLKEKTLPDGSKAMVPDRYVRASDFDAKLGQENHPDWKTVAFEQDGRVVVPNGSIGFRWGAEGREDQGLWNLETKEAGGSEVRLKLSVLEDTSVAHSVADVAFPYFGGVESPNFKHNDQDGDVLVRRVPVSHLELSGDGIEGRVAVATVFDLLAANYGIHRGLEGEGPAISYDDNVPYTPAWQELITGVPRDQVIRTAREFADNADKTHGKSMVIIGAAMNHWYHCDMNYRGIINMLMLCGCIGQSGGGWAHYVGQEKLRPQTGWTALAFALDWMRPPRQQNSTSFFYAHTDQWRYEKLGVEEVLSPLADKRDYSGSMIDYNVRAERMGWLPSAPQLKTNPMQVVRDAQSANMDAKEYVVQSLKEGSMQMSCEDPDHPANWPRNMFVWRSNILGSSGKGHEYFLKHLLGTTHGVQGKDLGPEEAKPEEVHWHTSGPEGKLDLLVTLDFRMSTTCLYSDIVLPTATWYEKNDLNTSDMHPFIHPLSAAVDPAWQAKSDWEIYKGFAKTFSELCVGHLGVEKEVVLTPIMHDTAAELAQPYGVRDWKRGECDLIPGKTAPQISVVERDYPNVYKRFTALGPLMEKAGNGGKGIGWNTETEVAQLGDLNGRVREEGVTKGMPRIVTDIDATEVVMMLAPETNGHVACKAWEALGKQTGLDHVHLALHREDEKIRFRDIQAQPRKIISSPTWSGLESEKVSYNAGYTNVHEMIPWRTLTGRQQFYQDHPWMRDFGEGLVSYRPPVHLKTLHEVEGKKPNGNPEIALNFITPHQKWGIHSTYSDNLHMLTLNRGGPVVWLSEDDAKRAGIEDNDWVELFNTNGAIAARAVVSQRVNQGMVMMYHAQEKIINTPGSEISGTRGGIHNSVTRIVLKPTHMIGGYAQYSYGFNYYGTIGTNRDEFVLVRKMRRVDWLDDEPNTNTTHA; from the coding sequence ATGAGCCACTTTCTCGACAGACTCACGTATTTCTCGCAGCCCACGGAGAGCTTCTCCGGCGGGCACGGCCAGACCAATGGCGAAGACCGCACATGGGAGGACGCCTACCGTGATCGCTGGGCGCATGACAAGATCGTGCGCTCCACGCATGGCGTGAACTGCACCGGTTCGTGCTCGTGGAAGATCTACGTGAAGGGTGGCATCGTCACCTGGGAAACGCAGCAGACCGACTACCCGCGCACCCGCCCCGATCTGCCCAACCACGAGCCGCGTGGCTGCGCGCGTGGCGCGAGCTACAGCTGGTATCTCTACAGCGCCAACCGTGTGAAGTACCCGATGGTGCGTGGCCGCCTGCTCAAGCACTGGCGGGCGGCACTGGCCGTCGCCGCAAGCCCGGTCGATGCTTGGGCCAACATCGTTGAGAACCAGAGCGCGCGCAGCGAATGGCAGAAACAGCGCGGCCTTGGTGGCTTTGTGCGCAGCACCTGGGACGAGGTCAACCAAATCATCGCCGCGTCCAACATCTACACCATCAAGAAGCATGGTCCCGACCGCATCATCGGCTTCTCGCCGATCCCCGCGATGTCGATGATCTCGTACGCCGCAGGCAGCCGTTATCTGAGCCTGATCGGCGGCGTCTGCATGAGCTTCTACGACTGGTATTGCGACCTGCCACCGGCCAGCCCGCAGACCTGGGGCGAGCAGACCGACGTGCCCGAATCCGCCGACTGGTACAACTCGACCTACCTCATCGCCTGGGGCTCGAACGTGCCGCAGACGCGCACGCCCGATGCCCACTTCTTCACCGAAGTGCGCTACAAGGGCGCGAAGGTCGTGGCGGTCACGCCTGACTATTCCGAGGTCGCCAAGCTTGCCGATCTGTGGATGCATCCGACGCAGGGCACCGACGCCGCCGTCGCGATGGCGATGGGCCATGTGATCTTGAAGGAGTTCTACTTCGACAAGAAGAGCGCCTATTTCGACGAATACGCACGCCGCTACACCGACCTGCCGCTGCTCGTCGTATTGAAGGAAAAGACGCTGCCCGATGGCAGCAAAGCGATGGTGCCCGACCGCTATGTGCGGGCGAGCGATTTCGATGCCAAGCTCGGTCAGGAAAATCATCCCGACTGGAAGACCGTGGCGTTCGAGCAGGACGGCCGCGTGGTCGTGCCCAACGGTTCCATCGGTTTCCGCTGGGGCGCGGAGGGCCGCGAAGATCAGGGATTGTGGAACCTTGAAACCAAGGAAGCGGGCGGCAGCGAAGTGCGCTTGAAGCTCTCGGTTCTGGAAGACACGAGCGTCGCGCATTCGGTGGCCGATGTGGCGTTCCCGTATTTTGGTGGCGTCGAGTCGCCCAACTTCAAGCACAACGATCAGGACGGCGACGTGCTGGTGCGCCGCGTGCCCGTGTCGCATCTCGAACTGTCCGGTGACGGCATCGAAGGCCGCGTGGCCGTGGCCACGGTGTTCGACCTGCTGGCCGCCAACTACGGCATACATCGCGGCCTTGAAGGCGAAGGCCCGGCGATCAGCTATGACGACAACGTGCCCTACACACCCGCATGGCAGGAACTGATCACCGGCGTGCCGCGCGATCAGGTGATCCGTACCGCGCGCGAATTCGCCGACAACGCCGACAAGACGCATGGCAAATCGATGGTCATCATCGGCGCGGCGATGAACCACTGGTACCACTGCGACATGAACTACCGCGGCATCATCAACATGCTGATGCTGTGCGGCTGCATCGGCCAGAGCGGTGGTGGCTGGGCGCACTATGTGGGTCAAGAAAAGCTGCGTCCGCAGACCGGCTGGACCGCACTCGCGTTCGCGCTGGACTGGATGCGTCCGCCGCGCCAGCAGAACTCCACGAGCTTCTTCTACGCGCACACCGACCAGTGGCGCTATGAGAAGCTGGGCGTCGAAGAGGTGCTCTCGCCGCTCGCTGACAAGCGCGACTACAGCGGCTCGATGATCGACTACAACGTGCGCGCCGAGCGCATGGGCTGGCTGCCGAGCGCCCCGCAGCTCAAGACCAATCCGATGCAGGTGGTGCGCGATGCGCAGTCCGCGAACATGGATGCGAAGGAATATGTGGTCCAGTCGCTCAAGGAAGGCTCCATGCAGATGAGCTGCGAGGATCCCGACCATCCCGCCAACTGGCCGCGCAACATGTTCGTGTGGCGCTCCAACATTCTGGGCTCGTCAGGCAAGGGGCATGAGTACTTCCTCAAGCACCTGCTGGGCACCACGCACGGTGTGCAGGGCAAGGATCTCGGTCCCGAAGAAGCCAAGCCGGAAGAAGTGCACTGGCACACGAGCGGTCCCGAGGGCAAGCTCGACCTGCTGGTCACGCTTGATTTCCGCATGAGCACGACCTGTCTGTATTCCGACATCGTGTTGCCCACGGCGACCTGGTACGAGAAGAACGACCTCAACACGAGCGACATGCACCCGTTCATCCACCCGCTGTCCGCCGCGGTCGATCCGGCCTGGCAGGCGAAGAGCGATTGGGAGATCTACAAGGGCTTCGCCAAGACCTTCAGCGAGCTGTGCGTCGGCCACCTCGGCGTGGAAAAAGAAGTGGTGCTCACGCCCATCATGCACGACACCGCCGCTGAACTGGCGCAGCCTTATGGCGTGCGTGACTGGAAGCGTGGCGAGTGCGATCTCATCCCCGGCAAGACCGCGCCGCAGATCAGCGTGGTCGAGCGCGACTACCCGAATGTCTACAAGCGCTTCACCGCCCTCGGCCCGCTGATGGAGAAGGCCGGCAACGGCGGCAAGGGCATCGGATGGAACACAGAGACCGAAGTCGCGCAGCTCGGCGACCTGAACGGCCGGGTGCGCGAAGAGGGCGTGACCAAGGGCATGCCGCGCATCGTGACCGACATCGACGCGACTGAAGTGGTGATGATGCTCGCACCCGAAACCAACGGCCACGTGGCCTGCAAGGCGTGGGAGGCGCTCGGCAAGCAGACCGGGCTTGACCATGTGCATCTCGCGCTGCACCGAGAGGACGAGAAGATCCGCTTCCGCGACATCCAGGCTCAGCCGCGCAAGATCATCAGCTCCCCGACCTGGTCGGGTCTCGAGAGCGAGAAGGTCAGCTACAACGCGGGCTACACCAACGTGCATGAAATGATCCCATGGCGCACGCTCACCGGTCGCCAGCAGTTCTATCAGGACCATCCGTGGATGCGCGACTTCGGCGAAGGCCTGGTCAGCTACCGTCCTCCCGTGCATCTGAAGACGCTGCACGAAGTGGAAGGCAAGAAGCCCAACGGCAATCCCGAGATTGCGCTGAACTTCATCACGCCGCACCAGAAGTGGGGCATCCACAGTACGTACAGCGACAACCTGCACATGCTCACGTTGAACCGTGGCGGTCCGGTGGTGTGGCTGAGCGAAGACGACGCCAAGCGCGCTGGCATTGAAGACAACGACTGGGTCGAACTCTTCAACACCAACGGTGCAATCGCAGCGCGTGCGGTGGTGAGCCAGCGCGTGAATCAGGGCATGGTGATGATGTACCACGCACAGGAAAAGATCATCAACACGCCAGGCTCGGAGATATCCGGCACGCGTGGCGGCATCCACAACTCGGTCACGCGGATCGTGCTCAAGCCCACCCACATGATCGGCGGCTACGCGCAGTACAGCTACGGCTTCAACTACTACGGGACCATCGGCACCAACCGCGATGAGTTCGTGCTGGTGCGCAAGATGCGCCGCGTCGATTGGCTCGACGACGAGCCGAACACAAACACAACGCACGCCTGA
- a CDS encoding MFS transporter, with amino-acid sequence MSNQTATLGARRQRRVLTLWTPEDKAFWQREGEAIARVNLWISVPSLFLAFCIWQVWSVVAVNLPAMGFKYSTNQLFWLAAAPALSGATLRIFYSFMIPVFGGRRWTAISTASLLIPALGIGYAVQDHNTGYPTMLMLALLCGLGGGNFSSSMANISFFFPKERKGSALGVNAGLGNLGVSAVQFLSPLVITAGVFGVLGGDPQTIVKAGQTQTIWAQNAAFIWVPWIALCSIAAWFGMNDIADAKASFADQASIFKNKHNWVMCVLYLGTFGSFIGFAAGFPLLIKALFPQVNPLAYAWMGPLVGALVRPFGGWLADKIGGGVVTFWNFMVMALAVLGVLYFLPKGSGGFVFPFGPAEGSFAGFFAMFLVLFCTTGIGNGSTFRMIPVIFLTQKMRRVREGDEAAKTQAIKEGNTEGAAAVGFAGALGAYGGFFIPKSYGSSIAATGGPELALWCFAAFYVVCVVVTWWFYSRKNAEMPC; translated from the coding sequence ATGTCAAACCAAACTGCAACCCTGGGAGCGCGCCGGCAACGCCGGGTCCTCACGCTCTGGACGCCGGAAGACAAGGCCTTCTGGCAGCGCGAGGGTGAGGCCATCGCCCGTGTGAACCTGTGGATCTCGGTGCCTTCGCTGTTTCTCGCCTTCTGCATCTGGCAGGTGTGGAGCGTGGTCGCCGTGAACCTGCCCGCGATGGGCTTCAAGTACTCGACCAACCAGCTGTTCTGGCTGGCTGCCGCACCCGCGCTGTCGGGCGCGACGCTGCGCATCTTCTACTCGTTCATGATTCCGGTGTTCGGCGGCCGTCGCTGGACCGCCATCTCCACCGCCTCGCTGCTGATCCCCGCGCTCGGCATCGGCTATGCGGTGCAAGACCATAACACCGGCTATCCCACCATGCTGATGCTCGCGCTGCTGTGCGGCCTCGGTGGTGGCAATTTCAGCTCCAGCATGGCCAACATCAGCTTCTTCTTTCCGAAGGAGCGCAAGGGCTCGGCGCTGGGTGTGAACGCGGGCCTTGGCAATCTGGGCGTGTCGGCGGTGCAGTTCCTGAGCCCGCTGGTCATCACGGCAGGCGTGTTCGGCGTGCTCGGCGGTGATCCGCAGACCATAGTGAAGGCAGGCCAGACGCAGACCATCTGGGCGCAGAACGCTGCGTTCATCTGGGTGCCATGGATCGCGCTGTGCTCCATTGCCGCATGGTTCGGCATGAACGACATTGCTGACGCCAAGGCCAGCTTCGCCGATCAGGCATCGATCTTCAAGAACAAGCACAACTGGGTGATGTGCGTGCTCTACCTCGGCACCTTCGGCTCGTTCATCGGTTTCGCTGCGGGCTTTCCGCTGCTCATCAAGGCGCTGTTTCCGCAGGTCAATCCGCTCGCCTATGCATGGATGGGCCCGCTGGTCGGCGCGCTCGTGCGGCCCTTTGGCGGCTGGCTGGCCGACAAGATTGGCGGCGGCGTGGTGACGTTCTGGAACTTCATGGTCATGGCCTTGGCCGTGCTCGGCGTGCTGTATTTCCTGCCCAAGGGCTCGGGCGGTTTCGTGTTTCCGTTCGGTCCTGCCGAGGGCAGCTTTGCTGGCTTCTTCGCGATGTTCCTCGTGCTGTTCTGCACCACCGGCATCGGCAACGGATCGACCTTCCGCATGATCCCCGTGATCTTCCTCACACAGAAGATGCGCCGCGTGCGCGAAGGCGATGAAGCCGCAAAGACGCAGGCCATCAAGGAAGGCAACACCGAAGGCGCAGCCGCCGTGGGCTTTGCCGGTGCGCTGGGCGCGTATGGCGGCTTCTTCATTCCCAAGAGCTACGGCAGCTCGATTGCGGCCACCGGCGGGCCTGAGCTGGCGCTGTGGTGCTTCGCGGCCTTCTATGTGGTCTGCGTCGTCGTCACCTGGTGGTTCTACTCCCGCAAGAACGCCGAGATGCCCTGCTGA
- a CDS encoding nitrate/nitrite transporter, which yields MVKTSIDATTSGATRAVDDATQKRRAWSVLIVSTLAFTVCFMVWMMFGVIGIPIKKMLNLNSTQFGLLTAMPVLTGSLVRVPLGIWTDRYGGRIVMTILMALTVPAIWMMGYATEYWHFLVAGLFVGFAGGAFSVGTPYVARWFPKERQGMAMGVYGAGNSGAAVNKFVAPVILVAFGWAAVPHVYAAIMLGAVILFWLFSYSDPSHLVASNVSFADQLKALKDPKVLKYCQYYSIVFGGYVALSLWMVQYYVGEYGLDIRVAALLAACFSLPGGVLRAIGGILSDKFGAHAVTWWVMWVSWICLFLLSYPQTDFTILTVNGPTTFHIGLNVYAFTGLMFVLGIAWAFGKASVFKYISNDYPGNIGAISGIVGLAGGMGGFILPILFGVLMDWTGIRSSAFMLMYGVVWVSLIWMYFTEVRRTNVMAAS from the coding sequence ATGGTCAAAACGTCGATCGATGCCACCACAAGTGGCGCAACCCGCGCGGTTGACGACGCCACCCAGAAACGTCGTGCATGGTCGGTGCTGATCGTCAGCACGCTGGCCTTCACCGTGTGCTTCATGGTCTGGATGATGTTCGGCGTGATCGGCATTCCGATCAAGAAGATGCTGAACCTGAACTCCACCCAGTTCGGTCTGCTCACCGCCATGCCGGTGCTCACCGGCTCGCTGGTGCGCGTGCCGCTTGGCATCTGGACGGACCGGTACGGCGGCCGCATCGTGATGACGATTCTGATGGCGCTGACCGTGCCCGCCATCTGGATGATGGGCTACGCGACCGAGTACTGGCACTTCCTCGTCGCCGGGCTGTTCGTGGGCTTCGCCGGTGGTGCGTTCTCCGTGGGTACGCCCTATGTGGCGCGCTGGTTTCCCAAGGAGCGTCAGGGCATGGCCATGGGCGTCTATGGCGCGGGCAACTCGGGCGCTGCGGTCAACAAGTTCGTCGCGCCGGTGATTCTGGTGGCCTTCGGCTGGGCCGCTGTGCCGCATGTGTATGCGGCCATCATGCTCGGCGCGGTGATCCTGTTCTGGCTCTTCAGCTACAGCGATCCATCGCACCTCGTCGCGAGCAACGTGAGCTTCGCCGACCAACTCAAGGCACTCAAAGATCCCAAGGTTCTCAAGTACTGCCAGTACTACAGCATCGTGTTTGGCGGCTATGTCGCGCTGTCGCTGTGGATGGTGCAGTATTACGTTGGCGAATACGGTCTCGACATCCGTGTGGCCGCTTTGCTGGCGGCCTGCTTCTCGCTGCCGGGCGGGGTGCTGCGCGCCATTGGCGGCATCTTGAGCGACAAGTTCGGCGCGCACGCCGTCACCTGGTGGGTGATGTGGGTGAGCTGGATCTGCCTGTTCCTGCTGTCGTATCCGCAGACGGATTTCACCATCCTGACCGTCAACGGACCGACCACCTTTCACATCGGTCTGAACGTCTACGCGTTCACCGGCCTGATGTTCGTGCTTGGCATCGCCTGGGCCTTCGGCAAGGCCAGCGTCTTCAAATACATCAGCAACGACTACCCCGGAAACATCGGCGCGATCAGCGGCATCGTGGGTCTGGCCGGTGGCATGGGCGGTTTCATTCTGCCGATCCTGTTCGGTGTGCTCATGGACTGGACCGGTATCCGCTCGAGCGCCTTCATGTTGATGTACGGCGTGGTCTGGGTATCGCTGATCTGGATGTATTTCACCGAGGTGCGTCGTACCAACGTGATGGCGGCTTCCTGA
- a CDS encoding response regulator, whose product MNTPVSIFLIDDHTLMRRGLVALLAQQPDLKVIGEAADAGQALRLVPELRPDVILLDNHLPGVTGIDAIAGLREASPQSRILMLTVSEDGQDLAAALRKGAQGYLLKTIEGHMLSDAIHRAMRGESVVSPEMMGKLVAALRSNESGMAPEASAEPEAEAAPALSPREEEVLGEIARGASNKEIARALDIAETTVKIHVQHILRKLGLSSRVQAAVYASDRVRAVDRAN is encoded by the coding sequence ATGAACACCCCGGTAAGCATTTTTCTGATTGACGATCACACGCTGATGCGTCGCGGTCTGGTGGCGTTGCTCGCACAGCAGCCTGATCTCAAGGTGATCGGCGAGGCGGCCGATGCGGGGCAGGCGCTGCGGCTTGTTCCTGAGCTGCGGCCCGATGTGATCCTGCTCGACAACCACCTGCCCGGCGTGACCGGCATCGACGCGATTGCCGGGCTGCGCGAGGCATCGCCGCAAAGCCGCATCCTCATGCTCACGGTGAGCGAGGACGGGCAGGACCTCGCCGCTGCGCTGCGCAAGGGCGCGCAGGGCTATCTGCTCAAGACCATCGAAGGCCACATGCTGTCCGACGCCATTCACCGTGCGATGCGCGGCGAGTCGGTCGTCAGCCCCGAGATGATGGGCAAGCTGGTCGCTGCGCTACGTTCGAACGAATCGGGGATGGCGCCGGAGGCTTCGGCTGAACCGGAGGCGGAGGCTGCTCCGGCGCTCTCCCCGCGCGAGGAGGAAGTGCTCGGCGAGATCGCACGTGGCGCGAGCAACAAGGAGATTGCACGCGCGCTCGATATCGCCGAGACCACCGTGAAGATCCATGTGCAGCACATCTTGCGCAAGCTCGGCCTGAGCTCGCGGGTGCAGGCGGCGGTCTATGCGTCAGACCGCGTGCGGGCGGTGGATCGAGCCAACTGA
- a CDS encoding type IV pili methyl-accepting chemotaxis transducer N-terminal domain-containing protein, whose translation MNNPPSLSTKLQALGIIFLLVALASIGFTLWITWRLEGGAAAVNEAGRLRMNMMRMVLARQHETPEALAARMLRFDESLELLRVGDPSRPLFVPWNDEAREHYASVLGAWTALKGDWKKPPVLDGAQSLARADRFAALVDVFVETIETQIARLTAALHLFQLFMVALAIGSAVAFIALSYLLVLNPVSRLQVALARVRQGDLATRIEVDSTDEFGQLNAGFNLMTHALQSSHEDLEQKVREKTTSIEIQNQRLAALYAVSALAGEAVDLHALTQGFIQEFRKVASCDAAVVRWSDETNERYMMLASEGMPEAVQDEEQCLMAGSCECGQSQGSGPAAMRVISLVPKGAYDKGLSHCLQAGFRTVVSIPVQLQQRVLGEVDLFFRTHEELSDGMRDLLTTMAHHLANSMESMRVTALEREAAVAQERSLIARELHDSIAQSLAFLKIQTHLLRDAVSRKDEGARNRTMDELEIGVQECYNDVRELLIHFRTRTQDEDIEDALHSTLSKFEHQTGVPGTLAMHGHGYPLAPDVQIQVLHIVQEALSNVRKHAGATRVDLLVQRHPFWRFEVQDNGCGFVLDDVPPDSLHVGLGIMKERAERIGARLEVHAREPGPGTSVVLYLPLAASQMPFPKDEHAITLTTHDSP comes from the coding sequence ATGAATAACCCGCCATCCCTCTCCACCAAACTGCAAGCTTTGGGGATCATCTTTCTGCTGGTGGCTCTGGCATCCATCGGCTTCACGCTCTGGATCACTTGGCGGCTTGAGGGCGGCGCGGCAGCGGTCAACGAGGCTGGGCGGCTGCGCATGAACATGATGCGCATGGTGCTCGCGCGTCAGCATGAAACGCCCGAGGCGCTTGCAGCGCGCATGCTGCGTTTTGACGAGTCGCTCGAACTGCTGCGCGTGGGTGATCCCTCGCGCCCTCTGTTCGTGCCTTGGAACGATGAGGCGCGTGAACACTACGCGTCGGTGCTGGGGGCATGGACCGCGCTGAAGGGCGATTGGAAGAAACCGCCGGTGCTCGACGGTGCACAGTCACTTGCCCGCGCTGACCGGTTTGCCGCGTTGGTAGACGTGTTTGTCGAAACCATTGAAACCCAGATCGCGCGCCTCACTGCTGCGCTGCATCTTTTCCAGCTCTTCATGGTGGCGCTGGCCATCGGTTCGGCGGTAGCGTTCATCGCGCTCAGCTATCTGCTGGTGCTCAACCCCGTCTCACGCCTGCAAGTGGCACTGGCACGGGTGCGCCAGGGGGATCTGGCCACGCGCATCGAGGTGGACAGCACGGACGAGTTCGGCCAGCTCAATGCGGGCTTCAATCTGATGACGCATGCGCTGCAGTCCTCGCATGAGGATCTCGAGCAGAAGGTGCGTGAAAAAACCACGAGCATCGAAATTCAGAATCAACGACTGGCGGCCTTGTATGCGGTGAGTGCATTGGCTGGCGAGGCGGTGGATCTGCACGCGCTGACACAGGGATTCATTCAGGAGTTCAGAAAGGTTGCCTCCTGCGACGCTGCCGTAGTGCGTTGGTCCGACGAGACCAACGAGCGTTACATGATGCTGGCCTCCGAAGGCATGCCCGAGGCAGTACAGGACGAGGAGCAGTGCCTGATGGCGGGCAGCTGTGAATGCGGTCAGTCGCAAGGCAGTGGTCCGGCGGCCATGCGCGTGATCTCGCTGGTGCCAAAGGGCGCGTATGACAAGGGGCTGTCACATTGCCTGCAGGCGGGCTTTCGCACCGTGGTGAGCATTCCCGTGCAGTTGCAGCAGCGGGTGCTTGGCGAGGTGGATCTGTTCTTTCGCACGCATGAGGAGCTGAGCGACGGCATGCGCGATCTGCTCACCACCATGGCGCATCATCTGGCCAATTCGATGGAGAGCATGCGCGTGACGGCGCTGGAGCGCGAAGCTGCGGTGGCCCAGGAGCGCAGCCTGATCGCGCGCGAGCTGCACGACTCGATTGCACAGTCGCTTGCCTTTCTCAAGATTCAGACCCACCTGCTGCGCGATGCCGTCTCGCGCAAGGACGAAGGTGCGCGTAATCGCACCATGGACGAGCTCGAAATCGGCGTGCAGGAGTGCTACAACGATGTGCGCGAGCTGCTGATCCACTTTCGCACGCGCACGCAGGACGAGGACATCGAGGACGCACTGCACTCGACGCTCTCCAAGTTCGAGCACCAGACCGGCGTGCCCGGCACTCTGGCCATGCACGGCCACGGCTATCCGCTCGCGCCGGATGTACAGATCCAAGTACTGCACATCGTGCAGGAAGCGCTTTCCAACGTGCGCAAGCATGCCGGTGCCACACGCGTCGATCTGTTGGTGCAGCGCCACCCGTTCTGGCGTTTCGAGGTGCAGGACAACGGCTGCGGCTTCGTGCTGGACGACGTTCCGCCCGATTCACTGCATGTTGGACTCGGCATCATGAAGGAGCGCGCGGAGCGCATCGGGGCGCGCCTCGAAGTGCACGCGCGCGAGCCCGGACCAGGCACCAGCGTGGTGCTCTATCTGCCGCTTGCGGCCTCGCAAATGCCATTCCCCAAGGATGAGCACGCAATCACTTTGACGACCCACGATTCACCATGA
- a CDS encoding IPTL-CTERM sorting domain-containing protein: MQNPTARLRLLPLALCSMTVAFGAHAASYTVPPGATKLQVTLNGAGGGAGGADLNGGGGVGANGVSLQVEFAVEPGQVLNHQAGTGGLSGYSWEEFSVTKKPPQDIPGGVGGTGGGNGGRGGAAPLANFNPGEGWGPSNPDPDSASGGGGGGGGASFASITTASGTLWARAAGGGGGGGGSWSRNASTIVIPAGSPVEAGDCNNAANGVDGEPGSGTRSSPNRGGGGGGGSGGGYLVPGVTVAPAAAGWDGAGADVDGGHQGAPGASCYSTGIGLLAFSAIGGGVGSSTPPSSSDGNSVPAPAASGTDGSVSVVPVIEPIVPVSTAGDSSGKLDATLPPSIKPSDVVSYSYTCTPQLGSMANPVETATLPLTVTGLTNDQAYQCTVVAKLTNPNDQSTYTTPISVPTTFTPKAGATNPPGGSGTQAVPTLGEWAAIGLSSLMALTGLIRVRRRRI; encoded by the coding sequence ATGCAGAACCCGACAGCCAGACTGCGCCTGTTGCCCTTGGCACTGTGCTCAATGACCGTGGCCTTTGGGGCGCACGCGGCCAGCTACACCGTTCCACCGGGAGCGACCAAGCTGCAGGTCACGCTCAATGGGGCGGGCGGCGGAGCCGGTGGCGCTGATCTGAATGGCGGCGGTGGCGTGGGCGCCAATGGTGTAAGCCTACAGGTGGAATTCGCGGTCGAGCCCGGGCAGGTGCTCAATCATCAGGCAGGGACCGGTGGCCTGAGCGGATATTCCTGGGAAGAGTTCAGCGTCACCAAAAAACCGCCACAGGACATTCCTGGAGGCGTGGGGGGAACAGGCGGTGGCAATGGCGGACGCGGTGGTGCGGCGCCCTTGGCCAACTTCAATCCGGGTGAAGGTTGGGGGCCAAGCAATCCAGACCCCGACAGCGCCAGCGGCGGCGGCGGTGGTGGCGGTGGCGCCTCCTTCGCCAGTATCACGACTGCCAGCGGAACGTTGTGGGCACGTGCAGCAGGCGGTGGCGGAGGAGGCGGCGGAAGCTGGAGTCGGAATGCCTCGACCATCGTCATCCCCGCCGGAAGTCCCGTGGAGGCTGGTGATTGCAACAATGCGGCCAACGGCGTTGACGGAGAGCCGGGATCAGGAACACGCAGTTCGCCCAATCGGGGTGGTGGCGGTGGTGGTGGTAGCGGTGGCGGCTATCTGGTTCCCGGCGTCACGGTGGCGCCGGCCGCTGCAGGCTGGGATGGAGCAGGAGCGGATGTTGATGGCGGCCATCAAGGCGCTCCGGGTGCTTCCTGCTATTCGACCGGCATCGGTCTCCTTGCGTTCAGCGCCATTGGGGGAGGTGTGGGCAGCAGCACGCCGCCGAGCAGTTCGGACGGTAATTCGGTGCCTGCGCCTGCGGCGTCGGGGACTGATGGCAGCGTATCCGTGGTTCCGGTCATCGAGCCGATCGTGCCGGTTTCGACGGCAGGCGATTCCAGTGGAAAGCTGGATGCGACCTTGCCGCCCAGCATCAAGCCATCCGATGTGGTGAGCTACTCGTATACCTGCACGCCCCAGTTGGGCAGTATGGCAAACCCCGTCGAGACGGCGACCTTGCCATTGACGGTCACGGGTCTGACCAACGATCAAGCCTATCAGTGCACGGTGGTTGCGAAGCTCACCAATCCCAACGATCAGTCCACCTACACCACCCCGATCTCGGTGCCGACCACCTTCACGCCGAAAGCCGGTGCGACCAATCCACCGGGAGGCTCGGGCACGCAAGCGGTTCCGACGCTGGGCGAGTGGGCAGCGATCGGACTTTCCTCGCTCATGGCACTGACGGGGCTGATCCGCGTGCGCCGACGCAGGATCTGA